The proteins below come from a single Shinella zoogloeoides genomic window:
- a CDS encoding aspartate dehydrogenase, whose translation MSTVEAICLVGWGAIGQRVAALLKARGANARIVGIAVRDPKEVEGTMPEGAVHVTGPETLAATGATLVIEAASRESVLPFARAALTAGMDFAVTSTSALVDVAVLDELVETARRNGRKLIVPPGALGGIDALSAASRLGLDGVEHVITKPARAWLGTPAEERCRLADLTEAETFFEGSAAEAATAFPQNANVAATTSLAGIGVQRTRVRLVADPEATENTHRIHATGAFGKMEICLQNRPLATNPKSSEMTALNLVRMIENRTGALVL comes from the coding sequence ATGTCGACAGTCGAAGCCATCTGCCTTGTCGGCTGGGGCGCCATCGGCCAGAGGGTCGCCGCGCTGCTGAAGGCGCGCGGCGCCAATGCCCGGATTGTCGGGATCGCGGTTCGCGATCCCAAGGAGGTCGAGGGGACCATGCCGGAGGGGGCGGTGCATGTCACCGGACCCGAGACGCTGGCCGCGACCGGCGCGACGCTGGTCATTGAGGCGGCGAGCCGTGAAAGCGTGCTGCCCTTCGCTCGTGCCGCGCTCACGGCGGGCATGGATTTCGCCGTCACCTCGACTTCGGCGCTTGTCGATGTGGCCGTGCTGGATGAACTCGTCGAAACGGCCCGGCGGAACGGGCGCAAACTCATCGTTCCGCCGGGCGCGCTCGGGGGCATCGATGCCCTTTCGGCCGCATCGCGGCTGGGGTTGGACGGCGTTGAGCATGTCATCACCAAGCCCGCGCGGGCCTGGCTCGGCACGCCGGCTGAGGAGCGCTGTCGGCTTGCCGATCTGACGGAGGCCGAAACCTTTTTCGAGGGTTCTGCCGCCGAAGCGGCGACAGCCTTCCCGCAGAACGCCAATGTGGCGGCGACGACCTCCCTTGCCGGCATCGGCGTGCAGCGCACGCGCGTGCGCCTCGTCGCCGATCCCGAGGCTACCGAGAACACCCACCGTATCCATGCGACCGGCGCATTCGGGAAGATGGAAATCTGCCTGCAGAACCGACCACTCGCCACCAACCCGAAATCATCGGAAATGACGGCGTTGAACCTCGTTCGGATGATCGAGAACCGGACCGGCGCGCTGGTGTTGTAA
- the kynU gene encoding kynureninase yields the protein MTIDIKAVEALDRDDPLAGFKGRFDLPEGVTYLDGNSLGAALHAAYAEIEKAAKLEWGRDLIRSWNTAGWFALPLTLGDRVGRLIGAAPGQTGVTDNTSTNVYKALHAALALNEGRNVIVAESESFPTDLYMAEGVMATRPGTVMRLEGVDGPRIEDLIDESVAVVLVNHVNYKTGALRDMEALTKRAHDAGALVVWDLCHSAGALPVELDRCNVDFAVGCTYKYINGGPGAPAFIYVAKRLQEKARQPLSGWWGHARPFGFERSYDGGAGVLPFLSGTQPILSLRALSAALDLWDEVDLAAVRRKSIALTDLFITLVETRCGAHGLKLVGPRDGTKRGSQVSFEHEGAYEIMQALIERGVIGDFRAPATIRFGFTPLYTSFADVWTAVDVLHDVLETGAWRDARYAVRSAVT from the coding sequence ATGACCATCGATATCAAAGCCGTCGAGGCGCTGGATCGCGACGACCCGCTCGCGGGCTTCAAGGGCCGCTTCGACCTGCCCGAGGGCGTCACCTATCTCGACGGCAACTCGCTCGGCGCGGCGCTGCACGCCGCCTATGCCGAGATCGAGAAGGCGGCGAAGCTCGAATGGGGCCGCGACCTCATTCGCAGCTGGAACACCGCCGGCTGGTTCGCGCTGCCGCTGACGCTCGGCGACCGCGTCGGCCGCCTCATCGGCGCCGCCCCCGGCCAGACGGGCGTGACCGACAACACCTCGACCAATGTCTACAAGGCGCTGCATGCGGCGCTCGCCCTCAACGAAGGCCGCAACGTCATCGTCGCGGAGAGCGAGAGCTTCCCGACCGACCTCTACATGGCCGAGGGGGTGATGGCGACGCGACCGGGCACGGTCATGCGGCTGGAAGGCGTCGACGGTCCCCGCATCGAGGACCTGATCGACGAGAGCGTCGCCGTGGTGCTGGTCAACCACGTCAACTACAAGACCGGCGCGCTGCGCGACATGGAAGCGCTGACGAAGCGCGCCCATGACGCCGGGGCGCTCGTCGTCTGGGACCTCTGCCATTCCGCCGGTGCGCTGCCGGTGGAGCTCGATCGCTGCAATGTCGATTTCGCGGTGGGTTGCACCTACAAGTACATCAATGGCGGCCCCGGCGCGCCGGCCTTCATCTATGTGGCAAAGCGTCTTCAGGAAAAGGCCCGGCAGCCGCTGAGCGGCTGGTGGGGCCACGCGCGCCCCTTCGGCTTCGAGCGCAGCTATGACGGCGGCGCCGGCGTCCTTCCCTTCCTGTCCGGCACGCAGCCGATCCTGTCGCTGCGCGCGCTCTCGGCCGCGCTCGACCTCTGGGACGAGGTCGATCTTGCCGCGGTTCGCAGAAAGAGCATCGCGCTCACCGATCTCTTCATCACGCTCGTCGAGACGCGCTGCGGCGCGCATGGCCTCAAGCTCGTCGGTCCGCGCGACGGCACAAAGCGCGGCAGCCAGGTCTCCTTCGAGCATGAGGGGGCCTACGAGATCATGCAGGCCCTGATCGAGCGCGGCGTCATCGGCGATTTCCGCGCGCCGGCCACCATCCGATTCGGCTTCACGCCGCTCTATACGAGCTTTGCGGATGTCTGGACTGCCGTGGACGTGCTGCATGACGTACTGGAAACGGGCGCGTGGCGCGATGCGCGCTATGCGGTGCGCAGCGCCGTTACCTGA
- a CDS encoding ABC transporter permease, producing the protein MDTVSTILSNFIALVPVTLAQSLILSFIVLGIMLPFRTLNFPDLTSEGAFPLGGCVCALSLAGGAPGWLAILVAMAAGFLAGSCTAFVHLRFRIHTLLAGILMMTMLYSINLRLMGKSNLSVYGTPTLFDGVPFAEPGFPVSKIVVAGLLGIAAYCLLNLYFRTERGTAMRAVGSNPDMAEAQGISIWAATIGGVGLAGAFSATSGALMVQSQGFADVNMGIGTLINGLAALMIGEAIVGKQTIRRQLAAPFVGAIVYYQLVSLCLAAGMPPTDLKLATGLFVLAMLALPTLKRARGPMPARETVRE; encoded by the coding sequence ATGGACACGGTTTCTACGATACTTTCGAATTTCATCGCGCTCGTGCCGGTCACGCTGGCGCAGAGCCTCATCCTTTCCTTCATCGTGCTCGGTATTATGCTGCCGTTCCGCACGCTGAACTTCCCGGACCTGACTAGCGAAGGCGCATTCCCGCTAGGCGGTTGCGTCTGCGCGCTGTCGCTGGCCGGCGGGGCACCGGGCTGGCTTGCCATCCTCGTGGCGATGGCTGCCGGGTTCCTGGCGGGAAGCTGCACGGCCTTCGTACACCTGCGCTTCCGCATCCATACGCTGCTCGCCGGCATCCTGATGATGACCATGCTCTACAGCATCAACCTGCGGCTCATGGGCAAGTCCAACCTCTCCGTCTACGGCACGCCGACCCTCTTCGACGGCGTTCCCTTCGCCGAGCCCGGTTTCCCGGTCAGCAAGATCGTCGTCGCCGGCCTGCTCGGCATCGCCGCCTATTGCCTGCTGAACCTCTATTTCCGCACGGAGCGGGGCACGGCCATGCGCGCCGTCGGCTCCAACCCGGACATGGCGGAGGCGCAGGGCATCAGCATCTGGGCCGCCACCATCGGCGGGGTCGGCCTCGCCGGCGCCTTCTCGGCGACCAGCGGCGCACTGATGGTGCAGTCGCAGGGCTTTGCCGACGTCAACATGGGCATCGGCACGCTGATCAACGGCCTTGCCGCGCTGATGATCGGCGAGGCCATCGTCGGCAAGCAGACCATCCGCCGCCAGCTTGCCGCCCCCTTCGTCGGCGCCATCGTCTACTACCAACTCGTCTCGCTCTGCCTTGCCGCCGGCATGCCGCCGACCGACCTGAAGCTTGCCACCGGCCTCTTCGTGCTCGCCATGCTGGCGCTACCCACCCTCAAGCGCGCCCGCGGCCCCATGCCCGCCCGCGAAACCGTTCGTGAATAG
- a CDS encoding NAD-dependent succinate-semialdehyde dehydrogenase, with product MAQETQAQLYIGGKWRATSETLAVINPANEDVIGTVAVAREADLADATEAAWQGFKVWSQTSPAARAAIILKAAQLMRERAEEIARSITLENGKPIAEARLEVIRGCEFFEWDAGECVRLYGRVIPSAPGIRYIVLHEPIGPVAAFSPWNFPMSQPARKIGGALAAGCSIVMKASEETPTGVIHIARAFHDAGLPAGVLNLVFGHPAEISEYLIPQDRIRMVAFTGSTVVGKHLTMRASQYMKPALMELGGHAPVIVCEDADPIAAGLACATRKYRNSGQVCTSPTRFFVHETLYSRFVEAFVKKARSIKVGDGLDASTQMGPVANDRRIAALQDLVDDARARGARVLCGGGRLDGKGYFFAPTAIAELPDDARALSEEPFGPLALINPVASVDEAIAKANALPFGLAAYGFTNSTANVDRLMQGIEAGNLSINTLEASVAETPFGGVKESGLGREGGAEGLHHYTVIKNVSLRIA from the coding sequence ATGGCTCAGGAAACGCAGGCGCAGCTCTATATCGGCGGCAAGTGGAGGGCGACCTCCGAAACGCTCGCCGTCATTAACCCCGCCAATGAGGATGTCATCGGCACGGTGGCGGTGGCCCGCGAGGCCGACCTTGCCGACGCGACGGAGGCGGCCTGGCAGGGGTTTAAGGTCTGGAGCCAAACGTCGCCGGCCGCGCGCGCGGCCATCATCCTGAAGGCCGCCCAGCTGATGCGCGAGCGCGCGGAAGAAATCGCCCGGTCGATCACGCTGGAAAACGGCAAGCCGATTGCCGAGGCGCGGCTGGAGGTCATCCGCGGCTGCGAGTTCTTCGAGTGGGATGCCGGCGAATGCGTGCGCCTCTACGGCCGCGTCATCCCGAGTGCGCCGGGCATCCGCTATATCGTGCTGCACGAGCCGATCGGCCCGGTCGCCGCCTTCTCGCCGTGGAATTTCCCGATGAGTCAGCCGGCCCGCAAGATCGGCGGGGCGCTCGCCGCCGGCTGCTCCATCGTCATGAAGGCCTCGGAGGAGACGCCGACGGGCGTTATCCATATCGCGCGCGCCTTCCACGATGCGGGCCTGCCTGCCGGCGTGCTCAACCTCGTCTTCGGCCATCCCGCCGAGATCTCCGAATACCTCATCCCGCAGGACCGCATCCGCATGGTCGCCTTCACCGGCTCGACCGTCGTCGGAAAACACCTGACGATGCGCGCCTCGCAATATATGAAGCCGGCGCTCATGGAGCTTGGCGGCCATGCGCCCGTCATCGTCTGCGAGGATGCGGACCCCATCGCGGCGGGTCTTGCCTGCGCGACGCGCAAATATCGCAATTCCGGCCAGGTCTGCACCTCGCCGACGCGGTTCTTCGTGCATGAGACGCTTTATAGCCGCTTCGTCGAGGCATTTGTGAAAAAGGCGCGGTCGATCAAGGTCGGCGACGGCCTCGACGCGTCGACGCAGATGGGTCCCGTCGCCAACGACCGCCGCATCGCCGCCCTGCAGGATCTCGTGGACGATGCCCGCGCCAGGGGCGCGCGGGTGCTTTGTGGCGGCGGGCGTCTCGACGGCAAGGGTTACTTCTTCGCGCCGACGGCGATTGCCGAGCTGCCGGACGATGCCCGGGCGCTTTCCGAAGAGCCCTTCGGTCCGCTGGCCCTGATCAATCCGGTCGCTTCGGTGGACGAGGCCATCGCCAAGGCGAATGCGCTGCCCTTCGGTCTTGCCGCCTATGGCTTCACCAATTCGACGGCCAATGTGGATCGGTTGATGCAGGGCATCGAGGCGGGCAATCTCTCGATCAATACGCTGGAGGCCTCGGTTGCCGAAACGCCGTTCGGCGGCGTCAAGGAAAGCGGCCTTGGCCGGGAGGGCGGCGCGGAAGGCCTGCATCACTATACGGTCATCAAGAACGTCTCGCTGCGCATCGCCTGA
- a CDS encoding ABC transporter substrate-binding protein, whose product MAVGLVLAGIGTAAADPIRVGIANFGEHPPLNAAIAGFKKALSENGFVEGKDVVYTESHTNFDASLVPQMIAKLQAEQPKLIYTVTTPVSQIAKKALAGSGIPVIFTAVTDPVAGKLVPSWESGDDGITGATDSQDMAAVLAFTKKLLPNAKRLGLPYNPGEANDVALLESIRKIAPEQGFEVVEVGVDNLNDIQQRITSLAGKVDVIYGPTSNMIQPAIAAVAAAARQSGIPVVNAVDTAVLEGFVPASFAVNYEQVGMNAGKIAAEVLKGKDPKSIAPVRPAYEDHQALISRKAMAAFGIEIPASLADCNCIVD is encoded by the coding sequence ATGGCCGTCGGCCTGGTGCTGGCCGGCATCGGCACGGCTGCCGCGGATCCGATCCGCGTCGGCATCGCCAATTTCGGCGAGCACCCGCCGCTCAATGCCGCCATCGCCGGCTTCAAGAAGGCGCTGTCGGAAAACGGCTTCGTCGAGGGCAAGGACGTCGTCTATACGGAAAGCCACACCAATTTCGACGCCTCGCTCGTGCCGCAGATGATCGCGAAGCTGCAGGCCGAACAGCCGAAGCTGATCTACACCGTCACGACGCCGGTTTCGCAGATCGCCAAGAAGGCGCTCGCGGGATCCGGTATCCCGGTTATCTTCACGGCCGTCACCGATCCGGTCGCCGGCAAGCTGGTGCCCTCCTGGGAGAGCGGCGACGACGGCATCACGGGCGCCACCGACAGCCAGGACATGGCGGCGGTTCTGGCCTTCACGAAGAAGCTCCTGCCGAACGCCAAGCGCCTCGGCCTGCCTTACAATCCCGGCGAGGCCAACGACGTGGCGCTGCTCGAATCGATCCGCAAGATCGCGCCGGAGCAAGGGTTTGAAGTCGTCGAGGTCGGTGTCGACAACCTCAACGACATCCAGCAGCGCATCACCTCGCTCGCCGGCAAGGTGGACGTCATCTACGGCCCGACGTCGAACATGATCCAGCCGGCCATCGCCGCCGTTGCGGCGGCCGCGCGCCAGTCGGGCATTCCCGTCGTCAACGCCGTCGATACGGCGGTGCTCGAAGGCTTCGTGCCGGCAAGCTTTGCCGTCAACTACGAGCAGGTCGGCATGAACGCCGGCAAGATCGCGGCCGAGGTACTGAAGGGCAAGGACCCGAAGTCCATCGCGCCCGTGCGCCCGGCCTATGAGGATCATCAGGCGCTGATCTCGAGGAAGGCCATGGCCGCCTTCGGCATCGAAATCCCCGCTTCGCTCGCCGACTGCAACTGTATCGTCGACTGA
- a CDS encoding LysR family transcriptional regulator: MLNLRQIKCFQAVVELGNFSRAAERLRTSQAGISHAIRDLEALLGTRLFDRTTRRVELTEAGRVFAAGALPGLAEIERAVDAVHDLGQLRTGLVRIAAPPFLGATVLPRLLQEVATAHPNLKLRIEDVVTDLIAPRVRSGLCDLGVGTFASDEDGLEIQRVLRDQLMVFAPEGHAICAKGEVSWAALADQAIITLTRESNIRLLTEVGFESANVPLRPALEVHQINTALALVEREAGLAILPTYAFAGLNGRKIAARPLAEPSIARDVAIITARERTPSSATLAVRTLLRKVLRDMVPVVG, translated from the coding sequence ATGCTCAACCTGCGTCAAATCAAGTGTTTTCAGGCCGTCGTCGAGCTCGGCAATTTTTCGCGCGCGGCCGAGCGGCTGCGCACCAGCCAGGCGGGAATCTCCCACGCAATCCGCGATCTCGAGGCCCTGCTCGGAACGCGGCTGTTCGACCGCACGACCCGGCGCGTCGAGCTGACCGAGGCCGGCCGCGTCTTTGCCGCCGGAGCCTTGCCGGGACTGGCGGAAATCGAGCGCGCCGTCGATGCTGTGCACGATCTCGGGCAATTGCGCACCGGCCTTGTGCGCATTGCCGCTCCGCCCTTCCTCGGCGCGACGGTGCTGCCGCGCCTGCTGCAGGAGGTCGCGACCGCCCATCCGAACCTCAAGCTCAGGATCGAGGACGTGGTGACGGACCTCATCGCGCCGCGCGTGCGCAGCGGGCTCTGCGACCTCGGCGTCGGCACCTTCGCCAGCGACGAGGACGGGCTGGAGATCCAGCGCGTGCTGCGCGACCAGCTGATGGTTTTCGCGCCCGAGGGACATGCCATCTGTGCAAAGGGCGAGGTGTCCTGGGCCGCGCTCGCCGACCAGGCGATCATCACGCTGACCCGGGAAAGCAACATCCGCCTTCTAACGGAAGTGGGCTTCGAGAGCGCCAACGTGCCGCTGCGGCCCGCCCTCGAAGTGCACCAGATCAACACCGCCCTCGCCCTCGTCGAGCGGGAGGCGGGTCTCGCCATCCTGCCGACCTATGCCTTTGCCGGCCTGAACGGCCGCAAGATCGCGGCGCGGCCGCTGGCCGAACCGTCGATTGCCCGCGACGTGGCGATCATCACGGCACGGGAGCGCACGCCCTCTTCCGCTACGCTCGCGGTGCGCACCCTGCTGCGCAAGGTGCTGCGCGACATGGTGCCGGTGGTGGGGTGA
- a CDS encoding ABC transporter ATP-binding protein — protein sequence MLEIRSARKVFYKGQPDEKIALNDLSLTLPTGNFAIVIGSNGAGKSSMLNAISGALMLDSGKILINGDDVTALPVHKRASRVARVFQDPMKGTAASMTVAENMLLAELRGKKLGLNRGLNAKRLASYKERLAALNLGLENRLETRVELLSGGQRQSLSLIMATCDQPDLLLLDEHTAALDPRTADIVMQATVRAVEAFNLTTLMVTHNMQHAVDFGHSVVMLDAGRTRLEITGAEKAEVTIPKLIGHFGMKTDRMLLAS from the coding sequence ATGCTTGAAATCCGATCTGCACGAAAAGTCTTCTACAAGGGCCAGCCCGACGAGAAGATCGCCCTCAACGACCTGAGCCTGACGCTCCCCACCGGCAATTTCGCCATCGTCATCGGGTCGAACGGCGCCGGCAAGAGCAGCATGCTGAATGCCATTTCCGGTGCGCTGATGCTCGATTCGGGAAAGATCCTCATCAATGGCGACGATGTCACGGCGCTGCCGGTGCACAAGCGCGCAAGTCGCGTCGCCCGGGTCTTCCAGGACCCGATGAAGGGCACCGCCGCCTCGATGACGGTCGCTGAAAACATGCTGCTCGCCGAACTGCGCGGCAAGAAGCTCGGCCTCAACCGCGGCCTCAACGCCAAACGGCTTGCAAGCTACAAGGAGCGTCTCGCCGCCTTGAACCTCGGGCTGGAAAACCGGCTGGAGACGCGCGTCGAGCTGCTTTCGGGTGGTCAGCGCCAGTCGCTCTCGCTGATCATGGCAACCTGCGACCAGCCGGACCTGCTGCTGCTCGACGAACACACCGCCGCGCTCGATCCGCGCACCGCCGACATCGTCATGCAGGCGACGGTCCGCGCGGTGGAAGCCTTCAATCTCACCACGCTGATGGTGACGCACAACATGCAGCACGCTGTCGATTTCGGCCATAGCGTGGTGATGCTCGACGCCGGCAGGACGCGGCTCGAAATCACCGGCGCGGAAAAGGCCGAGGTCACCATTCCCAAACTGATCGGTCACTTCGGCATGAAGACCGACCGCATGCTGCTGGCGAGCTGA
- a CDS encoding dihydrodipicolinate synthase family protein produces MKYHRKDAKAHSRATMRGIWAAANTPFTADGAIDEEGYRRNVEHWIGDLGIDGLFIAGKQGEFFSMSVDERKRMFDLSVEATGGRAQTIMSCSDQNMDVVIDLARHAQACGADYIVVHAPILHFFKQQDETLLRYYETIASKVDIGMALWSHPDSGYLMSPELCNRLADIETVVAIKYSVPREMYKKLTALAGDRILVSTASEEEWLDNVLELGWQLYLCSSPPYTLQTKADHRMADYTALAFAGKGEEARAVSASLQGVRDAFRRTKPAEKPHAHQKYWQELLGQVGGAVRRPLLELTDEEKRLTRAAFEECGLKLR; encoded by the coding sequence ATGAAATATCACCGCAAGGATGCAAAGGCCCATTCCCGCGCCACGATGCGGGGCATCTGGGCGGCCGCGAACACGCCGTTCACCGCCGATGGCGCGATCGACGAGGAGGGCTACCGTCGCAATGTCGAGCACTGGATCGGTGATCTCGGCATCGACGGCCTCTTCATCGCCGGCAAGCAGGGCGAGTTCTTCTCCATGTCCGTCGACGAGCGCAAGCGCATGTTCGACCTCTCCGTGGAGGCGACCGGCGGCCGGGCGCAGACCATCATGTCCTGCTCGGACCAGAACATGGACGTGGTAATCGACCTTGCCCGCCATGCGCAGGCCTGCGGCGCCGACTATATCGTCGTGCACGCGCCGATCCTGCACTTCTTCAAGCAGCAGGACGAGACACTGCTGCGCTACTACGAGACCATCGCCTCCAAGGTGGATATCGGCATGGCGCTCTGGTCGCATCCCGACAGCGGCTACCTGATGAGCCCGGAACTGTGCAACCGGCTCGCGGATATCGAGACGGTCGTCGCCATCAAATATTCCGTGCCGCGCGAGATGTACAAGAAACTGACCGCGCTTGCCGGCGACCGCATCCTCGTTTCGACCGCTTCGGAAGAGGAATGGCTGGATAACGTGCTGGAACTCGGCTGGCAGCTTTATCTCTGCTCCTCGCCGCCCTACACGCTCCAGACGAAGGCCGACCACCGCATGGCCGACTATACCGCGCTCGCCTTCGCGGGAAAGGGCGAGGAGGCGCGCGCCGTCAGCGCCAGCCTGCAAGGCGTTCGCGATGCCTTCCGCAGGACCAAGCCCGCGGAAAAGCCCCATGCGCACCAGAAATACTGGCAGGAACTGCTCGGCCAGGTCGGCGGCGCCGTTCGTCGCCCGCTTCTGGAGCTGACGGACGAGGAAAAGAGACTGACCCGAGCCGCCTTCGAGGAATGCGGCCTGAAATTGCGCTAA
- a CDS encoding GntR family transcriptional regulator, which produces MTDKHETSTKTEAAYQMLRTDILKTRLQPGAPLKLGLLSQAYDVGWTPLREALSRLEAERLVVAISNRGFTVAPVSRDELEDLTRARAVVEIPLLLEAIAHGGADWESEIVTAHYRLSRCKTILEDSSDLAVDTWMEKHEAFHAALLSAAQSRWLKRFRATISDQMQRHYRFLAFAPALRAAAGETAGYEEAMAALHKAQSIGPHTDLMDAVLDRNADRARLLMDEHFGYPLEVYAIGEGEDASPTTRKKAVARAHS; this is translated from the coding sequence TTGACCGACAAGCACGAGACCAGCACGAAAACCGAAGCCGCCTATCAGATGTTGCGGACCGATATCCTCAAGACCCGGCTGCAACCGGGCGCGCCGCTGAAACTCGGCCTTTTGAGCCAGGCCTACGATGTCGGCTGGACGCCGTTGCGCGAGGCGCTCTCGCGGCTCGAGGCGGAGCGGCTGGTGGTGGCGATCTCCAATCGCGGCTTCACGGTCGCGCCCGTTTCCCGCGACGAGCTCGAGGATTTGACGAGAGCCCGCGCGGTGGTCGAGATTCCCCTGTTGCTGGAGGCGATCGCGCACGGCGGCGCCGATTGGGAATCGGAAATCGTGACGGCGCACTACCGCCTTTCGCGCTGCAAGACGATCCTCGAGGATTCCTCGGACCTTGCCGTGGATACCTGGATGGAAAAGCACGAGGCCTTCCACGCCGCGCTTCTTAGCGCCGCGCAATCGCGCTGGCTGAAGCGTTTCCGCGCGACGATCTCCGATCAGATGCAGCGCCACTACCGCTTCCTCGCCTTCGCGCCGGCCCTGCGCGCGGCGGCCGGTGAAACCGCCGGCTACGAGGAGGCGATGGCCGCGTTGCACAAGGCGCAGTCGATCGGTCCTCATACCGACCTCATGGATGCGGTGCTCGACCGCAACGCCGACCGCGCCCGCCTGTTGATGGACGAACATTTCGGCTATCCGCTGGAAGTCTACGCCATCGGCGAGGGCGAGGATGCCTCTCCCACAACCCGTAAAAAAGCGGTGGCGCGCGCGCACTCATAG
- a CDS encoding 3-hydroxyanthranilate 3,4-dioxygenase — protein MTKLKAFNLQKWIDEHKHLLKPPVGNQQIWKDADLMVTIVGGPNKRTDYHDDPVEEFFYQLKGDMVLKLYDGKEFYDVPIREGDIFLLPPHVRHSPQRPMEGSIGLVIEPTRPEGLLDAVEWYCFECTELVHRAEVDLESIVDDLPPIYKAFYADEKLRTCPKCGTVHPGKTPPEGWVTL, from the coding sequence ATGACCAAGCTGAAAGCCTTCAACCTGCAAAAGTGGATCGACGAGCACAAGCACCTGCTGAAGCCGCCGGTCGGCAACCAGCAGATCTGGAAGGACGCCGACCTGATGGTGACCATCGTCGGCGGCCCCAACAAGCGCACCGATTATCATGACGATCCGGTGGAGGAATTCTTCTACCAGCTCAAGGGCGACATGGTGCTGAAGCTCTATGACGGCAAGGAATTCTACGACGTGCCGATCCGCGAGGGTGACATCTTCCTCCTGCCGCCGCATGTGCGCCATTCGCCGCAGCGCCCGATGGAAGGCTCCATCGGCCTCGTCATCGAGCCGACGCGGCCGGAAGGCCTGCTCGACGCGGTGGAATGGTATTGCTTCGAGTGCACGGAACTGGTGCACCGCGCGGAAGTCGATCTCGAATCCATCGTCGACGACCTGCCGCCGATCTACAAGGCGTTCTATGCCGACGAAAAGCTGCGGACCTGCCCGAAATGCGGCACCGTGCATCCCGGCAAGACCCCGCCCGAGGGCTGGGTGACGCTCTGA